In Halobacillus amylolyticus, the following proteins share a genomic window:
- a CDS encoding methionine biosynthesis PLP-dependent protein yields MTSHTETKLVHTGKNNGDSTGAISAPVYLSTAYQHSGIGESTGFDYSRTGNPTRTILERSVAEIEYGEAGFAFSSGMAAIQTALSLFGHRDEVLVSEDLYGGSYRLFEHLSSQYGLQFQYCDSQNLSNIEQYITEKTKAVYIETPTNPLMHVADISEIAKITKKYKLLLLVDNTLYTPLLQQPLLEGADIVIHSATKYLGGHNDVLAGILVAKGPDICEKLATYQNTIGAVLSPFDSWLLMRGMKTLPLRMNQHERNAKEVVSFLENHQTVTHVFYPGLGGMVSFRLETEDCIDPFLRNLKVITFAESLGGVESFITYPATQTHADIPEETRKRYGVCNRLLRFSVGIEHIDDLLEDLDKALTSLRGKQSTRT; encoded by the coding sequence ATGACCTCTCATACTGAAACGAAATTAGTTCATACCGGCAAAAACAATGGAGACTCTACAGGAGCCATTAGTGCACCAGTCTACCTTTCTACAGCCTATCAACACTCTGGTATTGGTGAATCAACTGGCTTTGACTACTCAAGAACGGGTAATCCAACAAGAACAATTCTTGAACGTTCCGTTGCAGAAATCGAATATGGTGAGGCAGGTTTCGCGTTTAGCTCAGGGATGGCAGCGATTCAAACGGCTCTGTCCTTATTCGGACACCGAGATGAGGTCCTCGTTTCGGAAGATTTATACGGCGGCAGTTATCGCTTGTTTGAACACCTTTCTAGTCAATATGGCTTACAGTTCCAATACTGTGATAGTCAGAATCTTTCAAATATAGAACAATATATAACAGAAAAAACCAAAGCGGTCTACATCGAAACACCTACAAACCCACTTATGCACGTGGCTGATATTTCGGAAATCGCTAAAATCACGAAAAAATATAAGCTTCTGCTACTCGTAGATAACACGTTATATACACCGCTCCTACAGCAACCTTTACTTGAAGGTGCCGATATCGTCATTCATAGTGCAACGAAATATTTAGGCGGTCACAATGATGTTTTAGCCGGCATACTTGTTGCTAAAGGTCCTGATATATGTGAAAAATTAGCAACCTATCAGAACACAATTGGTGCCGTCCTCTCCCCTTTTGATTCATGGCTGCTTATGAGAGGGATGAAAACTCTGCCTTTACGAATGAATCAGCACGAGAGAAACGCGAAGGAAGTCGTTTCCTTTTTAGAAAATCATCAAACTGTCACACATGTCTTTTACCCTGGTCTTGGCGGAATGGTTTCGTTTCGTCTAGAAACTGAAGACTGTATCGACCCTTTTTTAAGAAACCTCAAAGTCATTACCTTTGCAGAGAGTCTTGGAGGAGTGGAAAGCTTTATCACCTACCCAGCGACCCAAACTCATGCCGACATTCCTGAAGAAACGAGAAAACGCTACGGAGTTTGCAACCGGCTTTTGCGCTTTTCAGTCGGGATTGAACATATCGATGATCTGCTGGAGGATCTTGACAAAGCGCTTACTAGTTTACGAGGGAAGCAAAGCACGAGGACGTAA
- a CDS encoding ammonium transporter yields the protein MDEIFLMNNLWIVICTVLVLFMQGGFILLEAGSTRMKNAGHIAGKTVFTIGIVSIVFWAVGYGLIYGEGNAFIGFSKFFYGDATTMGEGLAGSVDFFFQLAFAAIAMTIAFGGFAERAKLSAYVIFAVLFSILVYPVIARWIWGGGWLAEHGKQDFAGSTVVHLTGAMAAFAATIILKPRIGKYNKDGSSNEIAGHNQVFTALGVLILWVGWFGFNAGSTFGVADAFFGYVALNTQLAAGAGAIGAMLVVWAVTGKADVPTTLNGALAGLVAITASCAFVEPWAAVIIGLIGGFIVFFSMKFFDKKKIDDPIFALSVHGTVGVWGTLSNGLFATPELATVGQAGLFYGGGFAQLGVQMLGVVSSGLYAFVVAFIILKVMNKVMGGLRVSEEEEIIGLDLSEHGGYGYPESIPQPHSNQPGA from the coding sequence ATGGATGAGATTTTTCTAATGAATAATTTATGGATTGTTATCTGTACAGTTTTGGTGTTATTCATGCAAGGTGGATTTATTTTACTTGAAGCAGGATCTACGAGAATGAAGAACGCTGGTCATATTGCCGGCAAGACAGTTTTTACCATAGGAATTGTATCTATAGTCTTTTGGGCTGTAGGTTACGGGTTAATATACGGGGAGGGAAATGCATTCATAGGCTTTTCGAAATTCTTTTATGGTGATGCGACAACAATGGGCGAAGGGTTGGCAGGTTCTGTAGACTTCTTTTTCCAGCTGGCATTTGCTGCAATTGCTATGACCATTGCCTTTGGTGGTTTTGCAGAACGTGCAAAATTATCCGCTTATGTTATTTTTGCAGTACTATTTTCTATTTTAGTTTATCCTGTTATTGCCCGCTGGATTTGGGGCGGCGGTTGGTTAGCTGAGCATGGGAAACAAGACTTTGCCGGTTCGACTGTGGTTCATTTAACGGGGGCCATGGCCGCCTTTGCTGCTACAATTATTTTGAAACCGCGTATCGGTAAATATAATAAGGATGGTTCTTCAAATGAGATTGCAGGACATAACCAGGTGTTTACAGCGTTAGGAGTACTTATTCTTTGGGTAGGCTGGTTTGGGTTTAATGCAGGAAGCACATTCGGTGTAGCTGATGCCTTTTTTGGTTATGTTGCACTTAATACACAATTAGCAGCTGGTGCTGGGGCGATTGGTGCTATGCTTGTTGTGTGGGCTGTGACAGGCAAGGCAGATGTTCCGACAACACTCAATGGAGCATTGGCAGGGCTTGTTGCTATTACCGCTTCTTGTGCATTTGTTGAACCTTGGGCGGCTGTTATTATTGGTTTGATCGGTGGATTTATTGTCTTCTTTAGTATGAAGTTCTTTGATAAGAAGAAAATTGATGATCCTATCTTCGCTTTATCTGTTCACGGTACGGTCGGTGTATGGGGCACGCTTTCAAATGGACTATTTGCCACACCCGAATTAGCAACCGTTGGGCAGGCGGGTTTATTCTATGGTGGTGGATTTGCACAGCTTGGTGTACAGATGCTGGGTGTTGTCAGTAGCGGGCTTTATGCATTCGTTGTTGCATTCATCATCTTAAAAGTAATGAATAAAGTTATGGGTGGCCTCCGTGTATCTGAAGAAGAAGAAATTATCGGCCTTGATTTGAGTGAGCACGGAGGTTATGGATATCCGGAGAGCATCCCTCAACCCCATTCGAATCAACCAGGTGCTTAA
- a CDS encoding DUF294 nucleotidyltransferase-like domain-containing protein, whose translation MRVLKSYAELKQWRQRKLNAVSTDHRKLNLFHDELIRETVQMAAENLRGEWGNPPAPFSFFLMGSAGRFEQSVWSDQDHGIIYDSHDNCQAYFLRLGAEISHALTLVGYERCEGGVMASNPLWCQSVHAWKTQITDWLTEASWQSLRHFLTFFDSRVLTGEVHYLNELKNKGFTILQQQPKLYFRLVENVDFIKKGVGVFGQLLPEQHGEKAGRIQLKQTVLFPYVNAMRLLALKERIESPSTLSRFKELRTMYSFVKGFEGDFIQLLEFRLHFRKEAQSYKEVQLIPIDTLSRVHKQELKQLIKRGQKLFSETKTIVEKECSS comes from the coding sequence ATGCGAGTGTTGAAAAGTTACGCAGAATTAAAACAATGGCGTCAACGGAAACTGAATGCTGTTTCGACTGACCATAGGAAGTTAAACTTATTCCATGATGAGTTGATTAGGGAAACGGTTCAAATGGCTGCGGAGAACCTCCGGGGGGAGTGGGGGAACCCTCCCGCTCCCTTTAGTTTTTTTCTAATGGGAAGTGCAGGGAGATTTGAACAGTCGGTTTGGAGCGATCAAGACCATGGAATAATTTACGACAGTCATGATAATTGCCAAGCTTATTTCCTGAGGTTAGGAGCAGAAATTAGCCATGCTTTAACTTTGGTCGGCTACGAACGATGTGAAGGAGGGGTGATGGCATCTAATCCACTTTGGTGTCAGTCCGTTCATGCTTGGAAAACTCAAATTACAGATTGGTTAACAGAAGCTAGTTGGCAATCCCTCCGCCACTTTTTAACGTTTTTTGATTCCCGCGTGTTAACTGGAGAGGTACACTATTTAAACGAACTAAAGAACAAGGGATTTACAATCTTGCAGCAGCAGCCTAAGCTTTACTTTCGCTTGGTGGAGAATGTGGATTTTATAAAAAAAGGAGTAGGAGTATTCGGTCAGTTACTTCCAGAGCAGCATGGGGAAAAGGCAGGGAGAATCCAGTTAAAGCAGACGGTCCTTTTTCCTTATGTAAATGCAATGAGGCTGTTAGCTTTAAAAGAGAGGATAGAGTCTCCATCCACTTTATCGCGGTTCAAAGAGCTCCGGACTATGTACTCTTTTGTTAAAGGATTTGAAGGTGACTTTATACAATTGCTTGAGTTCCGTCTGCATTTCAGGAAAGAAGCGCAGAGCTATAAAGAAGTGCAACTCATACCGATTGATACTTTATCAAGAGTCCATAAACAGGAGCTTAAACAACTGATAAAAAGAGGCCAGAAGCTTTTTTCTGAAACTAAAACAATAGTAGAAAAAGAGTGCTCCTCATGA
- a CDS encoding exonuclease domain-containing protein, with protein sequence MIVDQMIQFIKQLSGRSDGFTSLSSQTDPGKIAYMRDLQRELKTKDVLDIAFDELKVVVFDLETTGFYPYNGDRILSIGAVKMVGDRILEETFYSLVYNDSAPSEEIQRLTGITKDTLKNAATLHDVLKEFYQFIKNDALVAHHANHEKQFMKHATWMALKKSFQHRIIDTSFLTKVADPESRIVTLDECCAHYGITIDKRHHALHDAVATAELWAKCVREIQTLGFSNLKEVYTHIATLK encoded by the coding sequence ATGATTGTGGATCAAATGATTCAATTCATTAAACAGTTGTCTGGGCGATCGGATGGCTTTACATCGTTATCAAGCCAAACAGACCCAGGAAAGATTGCTTATATGAGAGATTTACAGCGTGAATTAAAAACGAAAGATGTCTTAGATATTGCATTTGATGAATTAAAAGTGGTTGTGTTTGATTTAGAAACAACAGGGTTCTATCCATATAATGGGGATCGGATCTTATCGATTGGCGCTGTCAAGATGGTAGGGGATCGCATTCTAGAAGAAACCTTTTACTCACTTGTTTACAATGATTCGGCCCCTTCGGAAGAAATTCAACGTTTGACGGGGATAACGAAGGACACGCTTAAGAACGCGGCAACGCTTCATGACGTGTTAAAAGAATTCTATCAATTTATTAAAAATGATGCGTTAGTTGCCCATCATGCTAATCATGAGAAGCAATTTATGAAGCATGCAACCTGGATGGCGTTAAAGAAGAGTTTTCAACACCGCATCATAGATACATCTTTTTTAACAAAAGTCGCTGATCCAGAATCAAGGATAGTTACACTTGACGAATGTTGTGCTCATTATGGGATTACGATTGACAAAAGGCACCATGCTCTACATGATGCTGTTGCGACAGCGGAACTATGGGCGAAATGTGTCCGAGAAATACAAACGTTAGGCTTTTCTAATTTGAAAGAAGTATATACACACATAGCTACTTTAAAATGA